A stretch of Henckelia pumila isolate YLH828 chromosome 4, ASM3356847v2, whole genome shotgun sequence DNA encodes these proteins:
- the LOC140866251 gene encoding transcription factor bHLH30-like, whose translation MSVKQLLVLDGEKGELVKTSGRLGKGNEVSDAKTLAALKSHSEAERRRRERINAHFATLRGLVPSNEKMDKATLLAEVISQVKQMKKTAACASEGLHIPMDHDEVQVEEFEENQGNGTETIFSLKASLCSDYRPDLLSNLRQSIDDLPVKLLRAEISTLGGRVKSVFFLAASEEGPEARDVVISSVHSALSNILDKVSASAEYAQSFFPRKRPRVSY comes from the exons ATGTCCGTTAAACAATTATTGGTTTTGGATGGCGAGAAGGGAGAGTTGGTGAAAACCTCAGGGAGATTAGGAAAAGGAAATGAGGTTTCGGACGCGAAAACATTGGCTGCTTTGAAGAGCCATAGTGAGGCAGAGAGGAGGAGGAGAGAAAGAATCAATGCACATTTTGCAACACTTCGAGGCCTTGTACCCAGCAATGAAAAG ATGGATAAAGCCACATTACTAGCTGAAGTCATCAGCCAAGTGAAGCAAATGAAGAAAACCGCAGCATGTGCGAGTGAAGGTCTCCACATTCCCATGGACCATGATGAAGTGCAAGTCGAGGAATTTGAGGAGAACCAAGGCAATGGCACTGAGACAATATTCTCTTTGAAGGCCTCTCTTTGCAGTGATTACAGGCCGGATCTCTTGTCCAATTTAAGACAATCTATCGATGACCTTCCAGTGAAATTGCTGAGGGCCGAGATATCTACGTTGGGAGGTCGTGTTAAAAGCGTTTTCTTCCTAGCTGCTAGTGAAGAAGGGCCTGAAGCTAGGGATGTGGTAATAAGCTCTGTTCACTCGGCTTTGAGTAATATTCTTGATAAGGTCTCTGCATCGGCTGAGTATGCTCAATCATTTTTCCCTCGGAAGAGGCCAAGGGTTTCATACTAA